From Desulfovibrio aminophilus, a single genomic window includes:
- the ablA gene encoding lysine 2,3-aminomutase, which translates to MNHSLSERQREVARDLDHEGWKSSWTDWKWHIRHGVRDLEGFERLLGTRFDERRRRALERTAARFPLAVTPYYLSLIDTSDPLNDPVFKQCFPSPRELDIGRFDMTDPLHEDRDSPAPCITHRYPDRALFLVSGLCATYCRHCTRKRRVGDVDRIPDDDEILAGIEYIRDTPQIRDVLLSGGDPLMLSNERLDWILGQLRAIEHVEVLRIGTRMPVVLPYRVTDELAAMLKRHHPLWINTHFNHPRELTASSRAALARLADAGIPLGNQSVLLAGVNDCPRLIKTLNRKLVKNRVRPYYLYQCDLSEGLSHFRTPVAAGIEIMESLRGHTSGFCVPTFVVDAPGGGGKIPVMPNYVVSWGAGKVVLRNYEGVLTTYVGPEKYERPACDRNCADCSLTLKEEGAEERCIGVERLLSDSNDTRSLTPADNARMERRNHVA; encoded by the coding sequence ATGAACCATTCCCTTTCCGAACGACAACGCGAGGTGGCCCGCGACCTGGACCACGAGGGCTGGAAATCCAGCTGGACCGACTGGAAGTGGCACATCCGCCACGGCGTCCGCGACCTGGAGGGCTTCGAGCGCCTGCTCGGAACCCGTTTCGACGAGCGCCGCCGCCGGGCCCTGGAACGCACCGCCGCCCGCTTCCCCCTGGCCGTGACCCCCTACTACCTCTCGCTCATCGACACCTCGGACCCGCTCAACGACCCCGTGTTCAAGCAGTGCTTCCCCTCGCCCCGCGAGCTGGACATCGGCCGCTTCGACATGACCGACCCGCTGCACGAGGACCGCGACAGCCCGGCCCCCTGCATCACCCACCGCTACCCCGACCGGGCCCTGTTCCTCGTCTCCGGCCTCTGCGCCACCTACTGCCGCCACTGCACCCGCAAGCGCCGCGTGGGCGACGTGGACCGCATCCCCGACGACGACGAAATCCTGGCGGGCATCGAGTACATCCGCGACACCCCGCAGATCCGCGACGTGCTGCTCTCGGGCGGCGATCCGCTGATGCTCTCCAACGAGCGGCTGGACTGGATTCTCGGCCAATTGCGGGCCATCGAGCACGTGGAGGTCCTGCGCATCGGCACGCGCATGCCCGTGGTCCTGCCCTACCGCGTCACCGACGAGTTGGCGGCCATGCTCAAGCGCCACCATCCGCTGTGGATCAACACCCACTTCAACCATCCCCGGGAGCTGACGGCCAGCAGCCGCGCGGCCCTGGCCCGCCTGGCCGACGCGGGCATCCCCCTGGGCAACCAGAGCGTGCTCCTGGCCGGGGTCAACGACTGCCCCAGGCTCATCAAGACCCTCAACCGCAAGCTGGTGAAGAACCGCGTGCGGCCCTACTACCTCTACCAGTGCGACCTCTCCGAGGGCCTGAGCCACTTCCGCACCCCGGTGGCCGCGGGCATCGAGATCATGGAAAGCCTGCGCGGCCACACCAGCGGCTTCTGCGTGCCGACCTTCGTGGTGGACGCCCCGGGCGGCGGGGGCAAGATTCCGGTCATGCCCAACTACGTCGTCTCCTGGGGCGCGGGCAAGGTGGTCCTGCGCAACTACGAGGGCGTGCTCACGACCTACGTCGGGCCGGAGAAGTACGAGCGCCCGGCCTGCGACCGCAACTGCGCGGACTGCTCCCTGACCCTCAAGGAGGAAGGGGCCGAGGAACGCTGCATCGGCGTGGAGCGCCTGCTCTCGGACAGCAACGACACCCGCAGCCTGACCCCGGCGGACAACGCGCGCATGGAGCGGCGCAACCATGTCGCCTGA
- the ablB gene encoding putative beta-lysine N-acetyltransferase, protein MSPDVLATIGASQVQHGPLNDRIYLMKLAREDCPGMAPRLERLARRQGYGKIFAKVPHWAVEHFQDHGFSTEAVVPGLLRGREAVHFMARYLKLSRRIPRDRVRLGRILALAQARAKAAGRPRRPLPRDCEIVPLGPAQAEEMAAIYSRVFESYPFPVQNPGFLRRGMAEDVRFFGVRRQGELAALASAEIDREGANAEMTDFATLPEHRGQGLASALLEHMGRAVREEGVRTLYTIARAASPGMNAVFARAGYRLAGTLPNNTHIAGSIETMNVWSTPPTSPPPSGVHGKTGNGSLAAVP, encoded by the coding sequence ATGTCGCCTGACGTCCTGGCCACCATCGGCGCGTCCCAGGTCCAGCACGGCCCGCTCAACGACCGGATCTACCTCATGAAGCTGGCCCGCGAGGACTGCCCGGGCATGGCCCCCAGGCTGGAACGGCTGGCCCGCCGCCAGGGCTACGGCAAGATCTTCGCCAAGGTGCCGCACTGGGCCGTGGAGCACTTCCAGGACCACGGCTTCAGCACCGAGGCCGTGGTTCCGGGCCTGCTGCGCGGACGCGAGGCCGTGCACTTCATGGCCCGCTACCTCAAACTCTCCCGCCGCATCCCCCGCGACCGGGTGCGCCTGGGCCGCATCCTGGCCCTGGCCCAGGCCCGGGCCAAGGCCGCGGGGCGGCCGCGCCGCCCCCTGCCCCGGGACTGCGAGATCGTGCCCCTGGGCCCGGCCCAGGCCGAGGAAATGGCCGCGATCTACTCCCGCGTGTTCGAGAGCTACCCCTTCCCGGTGCAGAACCCCGGGTTCCTGCGCCGGGGCATGGCCGAGGACGTGCGTTTCTTCGGCGTCCGCCGCCAGGGGGAGCTGGCCGCCCTGGCCTCGGCCGAGATCGACCGCGAGGGGGCCAACGCCGAAATGACCGACTTCGCCACCCTGCCCGAGCATCGCGGCCAGGGCCTGGCCTCGGCCCTGCTGGAGCACATGGGCCGGGCCGTGCGCGAGGAGGGGGTGCGGACCCTCTACACCATCGCCCGGGCGGCCTCCCCGGGCATGAACGCGGTCTTCGCCCGGGCCGGATACCGCCTCGCCGGAACCCTGCCCAACAACACCCACATCGCCGGAAGCATCGAAACCATGAACGTCTGGTCCACTCCCCCGACTTCGCCGCCCCCTTCGGGGGTTCATGGAAAGACAGGGAACGGGAGCCTCGCGGCTGTTCCGTAG
- a CDS encoding phenylacetate--CoA ligase family protein gives MTRKDRTEGIYSRREVLDESERRQYYQLQLKELLSYAYRYSEDVKKRFDRAQFNVDKFKTLSDLKHIPIIKKKELIFLQSMGPRLGGLLTKDLGELRRVFLSPGPIFDPEDRHEDYWGWTEGFYACGFRSGDLVQLTFNYHLAPAGLMFEEPLKNLACAVMPAGPGNTTNQLEIMQKLRVTGYVGTPSYLMHLAQKAEEMGLSLRKDLFLEVCFVTGEKFSEKMRSTLEKKFDCIMRQGYGTADVGCIGYECFHKNGLHLSNRAYVEICHPDTGIPLKEGEVGEIVVTAFNKTYPLIRLATGDLGYIDSAPCQCGRSSPRLGSIVGRVDTTARIKGMFVYPHQVEQVMARFEEVKRWQIEVTNPGGIDEMVLSIEAGNFKREEELLHLFREKIKLRPELKILAPGTLPPQIRPIEDKRTWD, from the coding sequence ATGACCCGGAAAGACCGCACAGAAGGCATCTACAGCCGTCGCGAGGTCCTCGACGAGTCCGAGCGCAGGCAATACTACCAGCTCCAGCTCAAGGAGCTCCTCTCTTACGCCTACCGCTACTCCGAGGACGTGAAGAAGCGCTTCGACCGCGCCCAGTTCAACGTGGACAAGTTCAAGACCCTCTCCGACCTCAAGCACATCCCGATCATCAAGAAGAAGGAACTCATCTTTCTTCAGAGCATGGGCCCGCGCCTGGGCGGACTGCTCACCAAGGACCTGGGCGAACTGCGCCGCGTGTTCCTCTCGCCCGGCCCGATCTTCGACCCCGAAGACCGCCACGAGGACTACTGGGGCTGGACCGAGGGCTTCTACGCCTGCGGATTCCGCTCCGGCGACCTCGTGCAGCTGACCTTCAACTACCACCTGGCCCCGGCGGGCCTCATGTTCGAGGAGCCGCTGAAGAACCTGGCCTGCGCCGTGATGCCCGCCGGCCCCGGCAACACCACGAACCAGCTGGAGATCATGCAGAAGCTGCGCGTCACCGGCTACGTGGGCACGCCCTCCTACCTCATGCACCTGGCCCAGAAGGCCGAGGAGATGGGCCTGTCCCTGCGCAAGGACCTGTTCCTTGAAGTCTGCTTCGTCACCGGCGAAAAGTTCTCCGAGAAGATGCGCTCCACCCTGGAGAAGAAGTTCGACTGCATCATGCGCCAGGGCTACGGCACCGCCGACGTGGGCTGCATCGGCTACGAGTGCTTCCACAAGAACGGCCTGCACCTGTCCAACCGGGCCTACGTGGAGATCTGCCACCCCGACACCGGCATCCCGCTCAAGGAAGGCGAGGTCGGCGAGATCGTCGTGACCGCCTTCAACAAGACCTATCCGCTCATCCGCCTGGCCACCGGCGACCTGGGCTACATCGACTCCGCGCCCTGCCAGTGCGGCCGCTCCAGCCCGCGCCTGGGCTCCATCGTGGGCCGCGTGGACACCACCGCCCGCATCAAGGGCATGTTCGTCTACCCTCACCAGGTGGAGCAGGTCATGGCCCGCTTCGAGGAGGTCAAGCGCTGGCAGATCGAGGTCACCAACCCCGGCGGCATCGACGAGATGGTGCTCTCCATCGAGGCCGGCAACTTCAAGCGCGAGGAGGAGCTGCTGCACCTCTTCCGCGAGAAGATCAAGCTGCGCCCCGAACTGAAGATCCTGGCCCCGGGCACGCTTCCGCCTCAAATCCGGCCCATTGAGGACAAGCGCACCTGGGATTGA
- a CDS encoding type I restriction enzyme HsdR N-terminal domain-containing protein encodes MRSVKADNAHVAKSIRDAIEESPKKSKRILLKTLLKMYGHKTRQRHWLEEMSDSLREAGVMIAPPLVEVERDGWVALSVTNPRLPVGEFIPPVRLDAEGNDNSPDLWLSTIASKAFNSEKEVEIRFVLPLLERLGYTEEDRADGYPVEQIVGVRKTRTEADFVLFNGLNRSKDSALLVIEAKNIGKKLADNIGQARSYAMFLCTPYFMVTNGDEIRVFLYRSPIESDVEVFKSTRHDLVSTFPVLFNLVSKQAIIEYKQRRATI; translated from the coding sequence ATGCGCTCGGTAAAGGCGGACAATGCCCATGTTGCGAAATCCATTCGCGACGCTATCGAGGAATCACCGAAAAAATCGAAGCGCATCCTCCTTAAGACACTTTTAAAAATGTATGGTCATAAAACCCGCCAACGGCATTGGCTTGAAGAGATGTCAGACAGTCTTCGGGAGGCAGGCGTAATGATCGCCCCGCCTCTTGTGGAAGTTGAGCGTGATGGGTGGGTGGCTCTTTCCGTGACAAATCCGCGATTGCCGGTAGGAGAATTTATTCCCCCTGTCCGGCTAGACGCTGAAGGCAACGATAATTCCCCTGACCTGTGGTTATCCACGATCGCCTCAAAAGCCTTCAACAGTGAGAAAGAGGTTGAGATCCGCTTTGTCCTCCCCCTACTTGAGCGACTTGGTTATACAGAAGAAGATAGGGCAGATGGCTACCCTGTCGAGCAAATAGTTGGAGTTCGTAAAACTCGAACGGAGGCAGATTTTGTCCTTTTCAATGGTCTGAACCGGAGCAAGGATAGTGCTCTGTTAGTCATCGAAGCGAAAAACATCGGGAAAAAACTAGCCGACAACATCGGCCAAGCGCGAAGCTATGCGATGTTTTTATGTACTCCGTACTTCATGGTCACGAATGGAGATGAAATTAGAGTGTTCCTTTACAGGAGCCCCATAGAGTCCGACGTTGAGGTCTTTAAATCGACTCGCCACGATCTTGTTTCGACATTCCCTGTGCTGTTCAATCTTGTGAGCAAACAAGCGATCATCGAATACAAACAAAGGCGAGCCACCATCTAG